From Hymenobacter sedentarius, a single genomic window includes:
- the mreC gene encoding rod shape-determining protein MreC, producing MRNLFLFLYRFRGVLVFGLLEIISLYLFVTNNSYQRAAFFNSANSYAGQVLAKRTQVADYFHLAEMNKQLATENAALRQQLYLPDTVGREADSVAVPPARTDSLKRIRYQRPAAKPDTILLGLQRLAARDPSYPLIPARVINNMLRNVDNFLTLNVGSANGVRPGLGVIAANGVVGRVKVVSEHYATVTSLLNSKTSIASKIKRDGTFGTIRWEGDDPTHATLDNVLRETRLVKGDTVVTSGYNAVFPEGIFIGTIDSFVKEPDKNFWTIRVRLGVNFGNLTHVYVVTPRPKAERDTVEAHAGLKVEGAPRP from the coding sequence GTGCGGAATTTATTTCTATTCCTATATCGCTTTCGCGGGGTGTTGGTATTTGGCTTGTTGGAAATAATTAGCCTGTATTTATTTGTCACCAATAACTCGTACCAACGGGCGGCATTTTTTAATTCGGCTAATTCTTACGCGGGCCAGGTGCTGGCCAAGCGCACGCAGGTAGCCGATTACTTCCATTTGGCCGAGATGAACAAGCAGCTGGCGACCGAAAATGCCGCCCTGCGCCAGCAGCTCTACCTGCCCGATACCGTTGGCCGCGAAGCCGATTCGGTGGCCGTGCCGCCGGCCCGCACCGACTCGCTGAAGCGCATTCGCTACCAGCGGCCGGCGGCCAAGCCCGATACGATTTTGCTCGGGTTGCAGCGGCTGGCGGCCCGGGACCCGAGTTATCCACTCATTCCGGCCCGGGTTATCAACAATATGCTCCGGAATGTGGACAACTTCCTCACGTTGAACGTGGGCAGCGCCAACGGCGTGCGCCCCGGCCTAGGCGTGATAGCGGCCAACGGGGTGGTGGGCCGCGTGAAGGTGGTGAGCGAGCACTACGCCACCGTAACGAGCCTGCTCAACTCCAAAACCAGCATTGCCTCCAAGATTAAGCGCGACGGCACGTTTGGCACCATTCGCTGGGAGGGCGACGACCCCACCCACGCCACCCTCGACAACGTGCTGCGCGAAACCCGACTGGTGAAGGGCGACACGGTGGTGACGTCGGGCTACAACGCGGTATTTCCCGAAGGCATCTTCATTGGCACCATCGATTCCTTCGTTAAAGAACCCGATAAGAATTTCTGGACGATACGGGTGCGGCTGGGCGTCAACTTCGGCAACCTGACGCATGTGTACGTGGTAACGCCCCGGCCCAAGGCCGAGCGCGACACCGTGGAAGCTCACGCGGGGCTGAAAGTGGAAGGAGCCCCCCGCCCATGA
- a CDS encoding rod shape-determining protein: MGFFNFLTSDIAIDLGTANTLIIHNDKIVVDEPSIIAKDRTTNKVIAVGRQAQQMHEKTHDNIRTIRPLKDGVIADFHAAEEMIKGMIKMIDTRTRLFQPSHRMVICIPSGITEVEKRAVRDSAEHAGAKEVWMIQEPMAAAIGIGIDVEQPVGSMIIDIGGGTTEIAVIALSGIVCDQSIKTAGDVFNQDILDYMRRQHNLLIGERSAERIKIEVGAALTELDVPPPDHEVRGRDLMTGIPKVIKVTFSEIAIALDKSVAKIEEAVLKALEISPPELSADIYENGIHLTGGGALLRGLDKRLAAKTKLPIHIAEDPLRAVVRGTGKAIKDIQAFKGVLLT, from the coding sequence ATGGGTTTCTTTAATTTCCTTACCAGCGATATAGCCATAGACCTGGGTACCGCTAATACGCTTATCATTCACAACGATAAAATCGTGGTGGATGAGCCGAGCATCATTGCAAAAGACCGAACCACGAATAAAGTCATCGCGGTGGGCCGCCAGGCGCAGCAGATGCACGAAAAAACCCATGACAACATCCGGACCATCCGGCCGCTGAAAGACGGGGTTATTGCCGATTTCCACGCCGCTGAGGAAATGATTAAGGGCATGATTAAGATGATTGACACGCGGACCCGGCTGTTTCAGCCCTCGCACCGCATGGTCATCTGCATCCCGTCGGGCATTACCGAAGTAGAAAAGCGCGCCGTGCGTGACTCGGCCGAGCACGCTGGTGCCAAGGAAGTGTGGATGATTCAGGAGCCCATGGCCGCCGCCATCGGCATCGGCATCGACGTGGAGCAGCCCGTGGGCTCGATGATTATCGACATCGGAGGTGGCACCACCGAAATTGCGGTGATTGCCTTGTCGGGCATTGTGTGCGACCAATCCATCAAAACGGCCGGCGACGTCTTCAACCAGGACATTCTCGACTACATGCGCCGGCAGCACAACCTGCTCATCGGCGAGCGCTCGGCCGAGCGCATCAAAATTGAAGTGGGCGCCGCCCTTACCGAACTCGACGTGCCGCCGCCCGACCATGAAGTGCGCGGCCGCGACTTGATGACCGGCATTCCGAAAGTAATTAAAGTGACCTTCTCGGAAATTGCCATTGCCCTCGATAAATCGGTGGCAAAAATTGAAGAAGCCGTATTGAAAGCCCTGGAAATATCGCCGCCCGAGTTGTCGGCCGATATTTACGAGAACGGCATTCACCTCACCGGCGGCGGCGCCCTGTTGCGCGGCCTCGACAAGCGCCTGGCGGCCAAAACCAAGCTGCCCATTCACATTGCCGAAGACCCGCTGCGCGCCGTGGTGCGCGGCACCGGCAAGGCCATCAAAGACATTCAGGCCTTTAAAGGCGTGCTGCTGACGTAA